The sequence TACGTTGCTATTGAAGTTTCAACAAAATATTTTGGGAGCTGTGCTCCTGATCACTCAcgcattttatagtttatttcatttttcagTCAATACGCTACAGAGCCCTAGAATTATGTAGCAACCAACGATAAACGAGAAGCCGTCTAGCATCGCAACTGAAAGAGAGGGAAACTGAAAAGAGAGGCAGTGTCTCTTAGTGATTTAAAGTGGTGCGAATATTTTGGCTTTGTTAAATCAAAGGTACAACCCCGAAATGATTTGTAAGGACCTAATATGAGCATGTCAGTTTATTGCAGCCTTTTCTACGATGTGCTTTGACTGCCAGTTGGTAAGGGCAAGTTATAATGctctgaaagcaaaaaaaaaaacagaatatagATACATTCCATGTCAAGAAAATGCATGCGGCGATGATCTTTTCCTAACGAACATCCTAACTTACCTAAACACTCCGTGTCTAATTGTGCTAAGACAATTGTGGGTGCATTGCAGTATTGGTTGAATGGTGTGGTGCAGTTTTCTGGAAGATTGCCGACAGCATCGCGTCTTGCGAAGAAGACACAATGGTATTTATCTGGAAGAAAATTTGATAAGTGTAAGCGGCTGAAAAACCTAATTCCCACTAGAAATAGGTTCAGTCAAAGATTGCCTTGAAGGGGTCCTCCAACCCTTTTTTTAAGTGCCGGCAtcactgccgaccgcatcaacgcgtagtggtaCTCGCtggaactattgcgggcggaaatgacgaagatgagcgcaggcctatgaatggataaatgtaacgttagaagtaatcaTGGTGTTGCATCACAAAATGGGTTACTATTGAGTTTACttttttcttgagcatgcttttttcactgaccGCCAAATAGACGAATGATCTTAGACTTTTTCAggtttaaaactgcagcgcccggcaaagaatgcgccgaacgccacggcgctggaggaaacgctctggggacgctccaggcgtcGTTTTTTGAAGAAAGTGAAGGGGAAAAAGAGTAAGAGcattgatatagacgccgtcgcaacaagaaagatggctaaaactacaaaacacgatagtaataatgagaactaacagaggaggacgaggaggagagcttgaggaaaggaaaaggcgctactTCCAAAACCCATAATTGGGAAACAGGGCTCAGCGCCTGTAAGGGAAAGGGGGAAAtggagataaagatgagaagagggaggagaaagagaggaggaatgctgtccatgaccgaggacgcggcgggtggctactattcgccgcgagatcgacctataggaggcagaaccgtcgccgcgttagtgtggagaggcggtcggcggcgcgtatacaaatgcacacacaggcgcttcgttgtgagctgttgagccgattgtcggcgaataaaatgtgttgattgcagcttactggtaatatatacgctcttcattgttgaatcgatgcacgaagatcatccaacattgctattactagtgagagaagcgcaatctgccgatgaaaggtgtGCTAGCCCtaggtgacagtctgcgcttagcactatatgacgttttttgttgttttctctgtacggtTTATCTTGTGTTCTgttactacgcactgctgtagcacgtctgaactacttaagtgtttacttctttttCATTGGTATACCAGCctatattcctgtgcaatgagttcaatagcactgttcgcgcgaatacgcatacgcatgtaagagtgtttagcacagagttttcatcgattgattacgtgcgcacgacagtgatgcaacaaaggttcgattattttatggaataagggtatttttctcgaactaatcatgtccgctgccttccatcaatttataacaactccacacaaacgctcaagataatgtaaaaaaaaagacgatgtTTTGCGTGAtattatacgacaaaaatgtaaggcacgccatcgggattaattttaaacatctgggttctttaaagcgtacctaaatctaaggacacgggtgtttctgcataaatttcgcccaaagttaaaattgcgcgcgggaactccgttttatcaccgccgtgtcattccactgtcGTTTTGCTAGGAGACAGCTCGCGTACCGAAgtacttcacttgatagaaatatttcgctgtagtttGACCACGACCGTACAAAAAAAGACATCTTAGCACAAACTAAAGCTCAttatgaactacagtgccgcagttatacacctaacaataacgcgaaagtgcatgagcctcgctctGTTACTACCGAGTctctaaaacgcggcattcacacactatttaatgctccttatgtttgggactatgccaagcgcactttacgacgtgcttgaacacagaaaaacagcaccaacactgaaatgcttttggcgaacgaagggtacgacaccattacacagccctctcgaaagtcgcactcactgatcttattacaatgcgcatgcagccgagcaagcccattgcTTCTTAcacaatgttaggtatacgtatgagcagttaaaactcgcgctaacataatagaacaaaccgccctttgagaacgtgcaggacgtacgcgcacatgcaaacacaacgtggctagcacaCGACACAGGGCGCAATCACACAAAGCGCGCTtaagccagtagccgccaggcggcgactctgctcgatctcgcggcgaatagccggtgggccagtccagtgtcctcaaggaagcgaagaaccacCTTGAAGACCTGGGTGTGTGCTGTGCACGGAATAGatgtccctctgtgtagccgcgggaatacgCTTGCGACGGAGGGCGGCGAGAGAGGCGGctgttgtgcttgaagcgctgggccgCACACAATAGGTGAGCGATTGCTTCGTCTGCCCccacgcactgcacgcaggtgacgaagctctgcccAGCCGATGACGTCGTGCGCATGCCAGGATCTGCCGATGCGTAGGCGCAGTAGAAAGGACCGCTCCCTCCTAGAGAGGTccctgtcaggcagccgggtggtcggaggttccagcctggccacacgttTCGTCGGGTGGGAGCGTTGCAACAGCCGCCTCAAGATCAGCCTCGAATAGTCCCgaggcgaccacagcacggcagacACTACGGTAGAGCGACGCGCCTCCTTCGCCATGCGTCTGCTGGCTCATTTCCCTGAATTATCACACGAGATGGACCCAATGCAGGGAGCCATCGACGCCACTGGCGAGGAGGGCATGCAGCTTGTGACCAGCAGTTGAGTTCCGAAGGCCGCCCTTCCGGTTTTCGCCACGGTCAGCAGTGACAGCCACGGGACACATGGGTGGTCTGCTGCCAGGAGGTGCACGGCGAGTGGAGACCGGCCATCTCTGCGGCGGTAGAGCAGGCATCAAAGGGAGACGACAGGGCCGTTCTACCAAGGCTGGCATGACGCAAGCGGGCGTGGCGGNNNNNNNNNNNNNNNNNNNNNNNNNNNNNNNNNNNNNNNNNNNNNNNNNNNNNNNNNNNNNNNNNNNNNNNNNNNNNNNNNNNNNNNNNNNNNNNNNNNNtcgctcatcctgtgtatccTCATTCCATGCGTCGTTTCTGCTTAAGCAGTGcgttgcaaatttcgagctgcttgccgttcttcgcatgacattacaatttgttgctgtagcattcattcctcgccgttggggtgaaagaatgcgcaacaaacgctcaactacgacTGTGAAGAACGTTTTACTTTCGGTTATGCCTCCTCCTACgaaagagggatcagccatgatttttCTTTAATTCggaggatttcttagcgaactaaaGACATTttgagcatctatctatctatctatctatctatctatctatctatctatctatctatctatctatctatctatctatctatctatctatctatctatctatctatctatccggctatttttgggtgctctcgtgatcgcctcattaactttgtgtacaccaaaattgccatAGGAGGGTTTTATGAACATaaaaccagcccaaatgcgtaccctactacagTCCATGGGGTTGACCTGGTAGAGCTGACTTGATCGCTGGTGACTACCAGTACACATCTGCTATGGAGAACGCACAGCCATGGTTCCATGTTCCCGCTGGTGCATTTCCATGTAGCTTCTCATGTCAACAAACGACTTCATCGATCTCCGATGATGGCCAATCGCCTtaaaattttctgttttttttctgtttaataATGTTTTTTAGACGTCTGTTATCATGAAATGTTCTCCATATCACTGAACTAATGAATATAACTGCCTCAGCTCTTTACTTTCCAAGTGTTCGTCACGCATTGTCGCAGGTTTTAATGGACGTACCATTGTTTGCTGGTAGAAACCCCTACATCATGATGTGTTACTGCTATGCTCTTCACACGTGATGAATCTTCTCCATGAAGACTACAGACATTATTAGGGCCATTGTTATTGATTTTTTGCACATTATTTTTTAGTGCGACCATGTTGTTTGGCATGTGTGATTGTGAAGTTTTTTCGTACCCTACTGTTCGTATGTATTTTTGCTGTTTTGCATGCTTGACCGATTCAAAGTctgaggagcagccgccgccttgtttgtgcgccaacatctccacATAATATGGGGACGTTGGCAATACCCACAAAAAAGGCTTCATTCAACAACGTGTATCTTGAGATATTACAGGTTATTCGGAAATTTCCTCAACGACAATTCTTGATTCCAAAGAACTGTAAAAAACCACTGGGGCATTCACAGCCATTCCTCTCACAGCTGCCGTCACCGCAGTCTTGAAAAGAAGTTCGCCAAATACTTAAATATATCACCTTTTATTACCACCAAAGAAATAAATATTCTTTCCCGTAAACATGGGAGcagcccgctgcgcgctaatcgagcgtaccgaaggactaaaataaagttgttcatccatccatccgtaaACATGGTCCCTAagtaaaagtaaaataaaaaacatTTAAAGCTAGACGTGCATTTACTGTCGGTCGTAAATGTTTCAGTGTTCACTATGAATTTAGATTCCCAGCCTTTTCTCAGACGCTCTACAAGTGCTGTGTAGGTTAACGGCATGAGTTAACAAATTTCTGGAAAAATCTGTTTTTACCGATCTTGTATCTTAACTGCATATATTAACAAACTGCTGGAAAATTCAGTTTTACCGACCTAGTGGTCTCCAAACATTTCACACCAACTGTAGATTGACAATCATGCTGATCCGCATGTCAATAGTGAAACTGTTCTAGCATCAGGTAAAAAAAAACGTAACCTAATCCGCCACGGTGGTTAacttgttatggtgctcgactgcggaccaGCATATCGCGGGatggaattccggccgcggcagctgcattttcgattgaggctagaatgcttgaggtccgtttacttagagttaggtgcaggTTATaaacaccagatggttaaaatttccggagccttccactacggcgtctctcataatgtaaacggggttttgggacggtaaacccctaCAATTACTATTAATATTATCAAGCGTAACCTAAGAATGCGACGTCATATCATAAAACTTGCACACCCAGAAATGCCGTCCAAATAATGAATATTAGCACTTGTTCGTGAGTCTGGAAGACGGTAGTCTTGCTATTAAGGGGTATGATAAGCTAAATGGGTCGTCTTGGTGTCAGCTTCATACCTCAGAAACGGCGCAACAGTTTGTAAGAAAAACTTGCGTGTTGAACAAAAGGGCTCCTTGCAAACATTTTATGTTGTCTTTGCCCTCTAACGTGTCGTATATTTTTTGTGCATTTGAGGACGGAATTTTACACTGGGGCGTTAAATAGAAGGTACGTTTTTTTTGAAAGACATAAATACATTTGGTGCGTTAACTATCCATGGTAGTGTTATTGATCTCTTCCACAAAAGAACGGGTTCCCACATTTTTTCCACAAGAAAAGAAATATTGTCCTCACTTTCCAATCatatttttaggagcttgctcgccaagcttcttattcTCGCGCATTCTCCATGCCCTGCGTGTCCGCCGGCGTATACGGCATGTACACTAATTCTCATTGGTCCAGCCAGGAGCGCAttactagatggcgcgccgccgctcatgGCGGCAGACACCACGCTCAGCGCAaacgctagttaggtgactgctcgaggaccacgcctctcgtttggctcgcttcaTTTcacttcgccgggagctcactaaatGAACACTCTTCGCTGCCGCTCCGCAGGacgaacggcagcagcgcgacgggcttgcaacgcagcagcagctggggaagatctcgcgttgccaataaacagccaacacatgatgtcacgttacgctctccgatgcgtatcgcaAGACTGCAAACgccccaccaccatcaggggcacctgtatcgatgttgccttcccGAACTCTCCATTGCATCCCATCATccatgatcccttggcaacataatttactgatcataaagccatCATCTTTAAACgaaaacgagtccccaagctcatcgagtgACGcccttgtactttgtaaaagaaaatctattgtgtatatgtaatgcatatagttcatctatcataaagcaatcatctttaaagggaaaccagtccccgaactcatcgagggatgCCCTTCTTGAACTTAGTAAAACAACagctcttgtgtatatataacgcTTATAGTTCAACCAAATGTacatatacttcatcaaaatgtatatagtgcatccaacagTAAATAATAAggattgtgtatgtaatgcatacaTAACGACGTCGTCACGTCtctatatgatggtagaggaatgtgtttgaacttgggAAAACAACATCCCTTAGGTGCATATAATTTTTATAGTTTATACAAatctatatatacttcatcaaaatgaatatagtgcatccaaccatAAATTAATAAGCATTGGTTATGTAATACATATATAACAGCGTTGTCACgcctatatatgatggtagaggaatgtgtacggagcattcgcgggttacccgaagatctccgagcaagctcctctaacatcattcacttcgtggatatagcGGTGAACTTTTTAtatgtgatgcaggttcttttttctgtttacgacagctctctaagactTCAGAGAGCTATTTCAAGGGCAAATTCGTTGGTTTACCAAATAACACACAAAACTTTTAAATATACACTAAAGGAGAAATACTATAGACAAATAAACGCTCAACAAAGAGTTCACTGCACACGGTAAAACATTCTTAACTACAAACAAAACGCAAGTTCAGAGATTTAAACGAACTAGTCTACTCCTGACGCGGCTGATCCGCGGAGCGGAGGATATAACGAGTTCTGTCACACCAAATCGCTTCGGCCTGGATGACACAAACGCAACCGAAACGTGGTGGCTCAGGCTTGTTGAGTTTACGCGGGCCGGCTAGTGACGAAGAGGAAACGGTGGCTGCTGGCCGATgcactgagatgccagggcaacctggccaggcaGCTGGAAGCACAGCTCAGGCCCGTAGCCCAAATGCTGACGCTACCTCGCCTGTCGGCTTCGGAGTCCGCTGGCGCAGGTATGGTAATTGGGCATCGGGAGTGGGCGCTGTTGCAATAGTAGTGGGTAGAGTAAAAAAAGGGAAACTCTTGTTTCTGCAATCCGTGAGAGAACATggcgcagcgtttttgggtctGAATTGGGAGTGAAAGAAGAAAGCGGAAGGGCCACCATCTCATGTAAAGAATGGCCGGAACGCGTAACCTCAGGCTGTGCTATCGGTTTTCCATTCGGCAAGGTTACTGCATCACGACTGCGCATCGGACATGCGCAGATACTCTCGGCGCGCTATCGTGCGCTATATAATCAGTGACTGAATAAAACGATCGTTCTTCTTGTTCTGGCCATCATGCTGTATCGTCGTCCTTGCTAGTTACGTGGTGTCAGAAGTACTGATAACGGCTCACAATTTTCCAGtcatgaatttctttttattttcaaggAGGTACGACTTCACGCACGTCACTTCAAGCCCTCATTATCTGCAGTCAAACGGGCTTGCGGAAAAAGGTGTGCAGGTTGCGAAGCGCATCTTGAAAAAAACTGCAGGTTCGGGCGACGATTTCTGGCTGGGCCTGCTGGTCTGCCGCTCTACCCCACTGGAGTACGGGCGATCCCCTGGTGAGCTACTTCAAGGAAGGCGCCTTCGCGCCAATCTCGCCGACTTCAGTGCGGTGACCGCAACCGACGTCGAGAAGCACAGCCAGGCCCAAGGGGGAAGACCTTTGCCTCCTCTGCAGAATGGTGTCGTCGTGAGGCTCAGAGACGCTGCATGGCCCCGAAAAGCTCAAGTGGTGGGTTCGCCATATCCAAGGGCCTACTTTGTCAAAACAGAGGACCAGAAGCTGCTAAGGCGCAGTCGTCGTAACCTACTTCAAACTGGCGAACGGTTCGTCGAGGAAAGCGACGGCGACATTGATACCAGCCCTGCGGACAACAGTGTTGGTGGCCATCCGACAGTGGCAACCTCAACCTCGCCAGCCAACGGCCGACGTCGCGAAGTTCCGAGGTCGGGCGACCCTTCGCCACTTGTGGTGCGTCAGTCAACTCCACCACCGACGCCAGCTTTGAGAAGGTCGGCTCGAACCGTGAAGCCACCACAGCGTCTTCATTATGACAAGGACTTTAAACCAGTGTTTGATATCTTTTTTTGAAGTGCCATGTACTTATCACTGTTTCGGTGGGTGTGTAATTTCTTTGTTAACGGAAATGATGTATCCGGCAAGGCTACTGCATCACGACTGCGCATCGGACATGCGCAGATACTCTCGGCGCGCTATAGTGTGCCCATATAATCAGTGACTGAATAAACCGATCGTTCTTCTTGTTCTGGCCATCATGCTGTATCGTCGTCCTTGCTAGTTAcaggtgcttggcgacactgcgaatcaaACTCACTAGCTCCCGCATTGAAGTCAGACggtgtaacgactcgaccaccacTGCAGTGCTTCATATGAGAGCTGGTCACTGTAGCACTTAcctcattgtatatatatattatctttcccttgAAAGAACCTAATTCAAAGCGTCCCGTGAAAATcaatcaaaaaaaagaaaaaaaaactcgggtTCCTTAATGCACTCGCCTGAGgcgactcgaaggttaaagcaaTCAAGagtggctatattaccgtgcactttatacTGATATATACGACATtactaatcaactatcgctaattaaCTGTAACTAATGTTACTTTCACAAATCAAATCACTACACActgaatttgcttcgattctcatatgtAGGCACTGTCACATTTACGCTCACTTTTGCATGCCTTTTGCTGCCTTTAGCGTTAGTAACACGCTCGCCGCTTCTTAtggcgatatcaattatatggagactctcggctggttttgccatcggcgtcgccgtcctggcatatatatatatatatatatatgccacaaacAAAATTATTTCAGAAAAATTTTCCgacgcagcgcgcggcgttataCGGCTAGACCACGAACAATACCATCTTttagcatgctaacggcgagctatttatatgcaccatttacttcagcatgctttctcggTCACCACCGAGATGTCGCGCATTAAAGATCATCgctcccgctcctgcgaacgccgttgatCTTAGCCCTACAGGACGTGgtcaccttcgtgcgcttatctcgaggacaGAAGGGGAACCGGTGGGGTGGAGCGggaggttgtatgtcttgtgcttttcccGCCATGTCCGCGCTGACGTCACAGAGCGTACAAATGTCActtctctcgctgcagcggccgcgtttgcgaaacgagtgcgctgttcaaacagaaataaataactgtgacagttcgtttcgtgcgtcctgcttcatgtttgagcagtacgcttcaattgtcgagctgtgacgcatgatagttcgcgctcgtcctgtgtgcgttcttttcgtgcgtcctctggGTTCGAGCTACGTGctcgcaatttcgagctgctttctgttcttcgcgttacattccaatttattgctataccattcattgcttcgccgttgcggcaaaactgtgacttcttttatgCTCTCCAAGCCATCCGATGCCGCTCCGCTGAAGCGTTGCTTGACGTCTACTGTGCCAGGGAACTGTCGTCTTTATGTTCTCGTCTATCGCTCCTATTTCACACTTTCGCAGACGGAATCAGTCACGCGgacgcagtcttttttttttgttgctaagCGCGCGAACGTGCACCACACGTGCTCCTCGTAGATCGAGGCGCACGTGGaatcatgtcacttcaggccgagacacgTGAACACCGCCTTTTTTATGTTTGCACGCGCAACGTCCTccaggacgaagtgactgcgccctGTTTTGTGAAAAGCATTAACACATAGAAAGCTCCCGACAAATCTTTCTTGTTTTACGTGTTTACACAAGTCCTGTgaaaatgctgcggttaattcAACCTGCGTCAATACGCTCACGATATCTATCTTACTACTGCTTTAAATTACTGAACAGTTTGTGAGAAATCAAcaattttacgtctagctacaaaacaccctattGGCAACCACTATACCGTGCTGGAGCATGCCTAATTAGTTCAGTGGCAGCGCTGCTTCATGCAAATGTAACTAAACCTGTTTGGATAAacgggggagacgtttcggtcacatcttaaaaccttcaatgtttcaatttatgctCGGTTTGATAGATGCGatgcatctggagcgttgttcgcctgtacttgacgagatagcgcacggattattgcTTAACGCCACCCAGCAACTAGATTTTTTTAGCTATGGTCAGCGATGACACATGATcgcttggcttcgcgcaagaccccaggacgtctgctgcaacacggcagcgcgtaagcgctgtagcagacgccggGAGCTGGAAGCTGAAATctagcgaaaatacattcgctatcatcgaTACCCTCAATGCTATACGCTTCGCCTGCTGCCTTGCTATCATATGCGGGCATTTCTTtgtttccttgtcgtttcatcggctttcgtcttgcctccttgccctcaaaagtggcgagtaagttcaattcgtaccattgctatcacACACCCTGGAGATATCataattcttggctaagaaattgtgtaggcaagagaaagctatGTGAATTCGGCCACTGCGTTACAGAATCTTTTACTGGCCTAATTTGCAGTGCATAACAGTTTTAGGGAGTTCAATATCTCGAAATATAGAAACTATGGAAGCATGTCAACACATTTTAACGTGTTATATTCTGTCCTTTCGTACAGGTAAAGAAAACTGCTTTATGTGGGCTAAAGAAGATGTTGTGGGAAGGCTTCCACCTGACTGTCAATTTATATCCCAGAACGACTGCGAAGAACCCAACATATTCTTATCACAGCTAAACCCTGAGTGCTAAGTTGGGACAGAGTATCTTACATAGTAATTGCCGATAAAAAGTgtactgaataaaaaaaataaaataaatagaaatgcGATATTTAATCATACTGCATTTTTTCTGAGAGAAATGAAACTGCTAGTGCCACTTCCACTTAATTTATTCAGACATCCTAGATAAccccatttatttatttctattcttCTTACGCGAGTTGGCATTTTCCAGCTCACTGTTGCCTGCTACACAATCTGTACACCCTGCTCAAGCAGCGAGACCAAGAAATCGCTTATAAAATGATTGAGATGCTCAGTGTACGAAGGAATATTGGTAGACTTCTCAAAATATTTTGTAGAACTTCGAATGTATGTAtcttgtgtgtatgtatatgcttGTATGTAGCTTAATAGTATACGGTGCTGGGCTAGTTAGTTCATAATCTTCACAATTTGCTAGGGCGAAATCAAAAAGGACtaggaagaaacacagagaaagctttgtgaattcggccccagcgTTGGAGAATCATTACGCCTGTCGTgcacatctgtgttccttcgtagtccttgtTGATTTCGCACTGGCCGATTTTGAAGATGCCTGCATGTATATTGCTGTATATTCTATACGCTGTCTTGCTGTACTTGCCCGAAATGCCTCACGAAGACTGGGCCAAGTCAGGAGGCAAACACTCTCCGTTTGCCCCCTTCGCGGGAATTttgtgaaaatgcccaaataaatgaatgaaatgaaataacaACATCGCTTATTTATTCCAGGATGTGGTTATACCGAACGTTACTAGGCTAGGTTCAGTTATCAAACTCTTTGCAGGCACCGTACATCGCGGGC comes from Rhipicephalus sanguineus isolate Rsan-2018 chromosome 7, BIME_Rsan_1.4, whole genome shotgun sequence and encodes:
- the LOC125759178 gene encoding uncharacterized protein LOC125759178 — its product is MPGQPGQAAGSTAQARSPNADATSPVGFGVRWRRRYDFTHVTSSPHYLQSNGLAEKGVQVAKRILKKTAGSGDDFWLGLLVCRSTPLEYGRSPGELLQGRRLRANLADFSAVTATDVEKHSQAQGGRPLPPLQNGVVVRLRDAAWPRKAQVVGSPYPRAYFVKTEDQKLLRRSRRNLLQTGERFVEESDGDIDTSPADNSVGGHPTVATSTSPANGRRREVPRSGDPSPLVVRQSTPPPTPALRRSARTVKPPQRLHYDKDFKPVFDIFF